CACTTGCAGGTGGAATGCCAAATCTTTCAGCACTTCCTATGGAGATGATGGCTGGCGTTGTCAATGAACTTATTCTCACCAATGGCGCTGAAGCACTTCAATATGGAAGTGGACAAGGCCATCCCAAGCTTCGTGAACAGATCTGCGATGTCATGGCACTTGAAGGAATTCGCGCCAATGCTGATGACATTGTTGTGACAACTGGTTCACAGCAAGCGCTCGATCTCATCTCTCGTATCTTTATCGATCCAGGCGATGTTGTTCTCGTTGAAGCGCCTTCTTATGTGGGAGCACTTGGAACATTCCGCCAATATGAAGCATCTGTCGTTCACGTTGAGATGGATCAAGATGGAATGATCCCTGAATCACTGCGTGCTGCAATCAAGAGCGTTCGCGCAGCAGGTCGCAAGATTAAGTTCCTCTATTTGATTCCTAACTACCAAAATCCAACAGGTGTCTGCCTTCCGGCAGATCGCCGCACAGAGATCCTGGCTATCTGCCGCGAAGCTGAGATATTTGTTGTTGAAGATAACCCTTATGGCCTACTTGGCTTTGATAAGCCATCACCGAATGCGATGCGCGCTGAAGATTCAGAGAATGTCATCTATTTAGGTTCATTTTCAAAGACGATCGCATCAGGT
The genomic region above belongs to Candidatus Planktophila dulcis and contains:
- a CDS encoding PLP-dependent aminotransferase family protein; this translates as MSELSVRYQTGAPQHLETRFAARAAGMLPSEIRSLFAVASRPEIVSLAGGMPNLSALPMEMMAGVVNELILTNGAEALQYGSGQGHPKLREQICDVMALEGIRANADDIVVTTGSQQALDLISRIFIDPGDVVLVEAPSYVGALGTFRQYEASVVHVEMDQDGMIPESLRAAIKSVRAAGRKIKFLYLIPNYQNPTGVCLPADRRTEILAICREAEIFVVEDNPYGLLGFDKPSPNAMRAEDSENVIYLGSFSKTIASGLRVGWALVPQSLKDKLVIASESSILCPSNFTQLTISSYLADQPWRDQIASFCELYKVRRDAMLESLEQHFPAEATWTKPGGGFYVWVNLPAEIDTKALMPKAIVAKVAYVPGNAFYADGLGSWSMRLSYCHPTPERIREGVKALGGVIKQEMQRRGTAIK